In Misgurnus anguillicaudatus chromosome 5, ASM2758022v2, whole genome shotgun sequence, a genomic segment contains:
- the LOC141363977 gene encoding uncharacterized protein isoform X2 — protein sequence MLTMLSNKSAEEIRYLLDDYGIKHGPVVESTRPLYEKKLREAMAKHRRPKPQSDRTYYREETDDVTYAYRRPEQNNFAYERAQPDYRWRDYTDETPINRTQVSYHNVSQTRNWPPESQSQKPPESNSTRMVPVWLQILVFLIVGGLLYLVFINMEPAEPIKRLT from the exons ATGT TGACGATGTTGAGCAATAAATCTGCGGAAGAGATCAGATATCTGCTGGACGATTACGGAATAAAACATGGACCTGTGGTCG AATCCACCAGACCCCTTTATGAGAAGAAGCTGAGAGAAGCCATGGCTAAACACAGAAGACCCAAACCCCAATCGGACAGAACATATTATAGAGAGGAAACAG ATGACGTCACCTATGCTTATCGCAGACCA gaaCAAAATAATTTTGCGTACGAGAG AGCACAGCCTGATTATAGATGGCGGGACTACACAGATGA GACTCCTATAAATAGGACACAGGTCTCATATCACAACGTGTCACAGACAAGAAACTGGCCCCCGGAGTCTCAGAGCCAAAAACCACCAGAGAGCAATTCAACACGAATGGTTCCAGTTTGGTTACAGATATTAGTATTTCTGATTGTGGGTGGACTTCTGTActtagtttttataaatatggagcCAGCAGAACCCATCAAAAGACTGACATAG
- the LOC141363977 gene encoding uncharacterized protein isoform X1, translating into MCKWAMTMLSNKSAEEIRYLLDDYGIKHGPVVESTRPLYEKKLREAMAKHRRPKPQSDRTYYREETDDVTYAYRRPEQNNFAYERAQPDYRWRDYTDETPINRTQVSYHNVSQTRNWPPESQSQKPPESNSTRMVPVWLQILVFLIVGGLLYLVFINMEPAEPIKRLT; encoded by the exons ATGTGTAAGTGGGCTA TGACGATGTTGAGCAATAAATCTGCGGAAGAGATCAGATATCTGCTGGACGATTACGGAATAAAACATGGACCTGTGGTCG AATCCACCAGACCCCTTTATGAGAAGAAGCTGAGAGAAGCCATGGCTAAACACAGAAGACCCAAACCCCAATCGGACAGAACATATTATAGAGAGGAAACAG ATGACGTCACCTATGCTTATCGCAGACCA gaaCAAAATAATTTTGCGTACGAGAG AGCACAGCCTGATTATAGATGGCGGGACTACACAGATGA GACTCCTATAAATAGGACACAGGTCTCATATCACAACGTGTCACAGACAAGAAACTGGCCCCCGGAGTCTCAGAGCCAAAAACCACCAGAGAGCAATTCAACACGAATGGTTCCAGTTTGGTTACAGATATTAGTATTTCTGATTGTGGGTGGACTTCTGTActtagtttttataaatatggagcCAGCAGAACCCATCAAAAGACTGACATAG
- the LOC129414316 gene encoding uncharacterized protein — protein MHCCSRSGCKVAVKDVHAFDESITRLWNDRPGERCLGRVEVRHGHQWGTVCQRGWDMEDAAVVCRELDCGFVLDVPNGARFGRSSGDVLWRNVKCSGDEFALDLCERTLDEGLCSHNEDAGVECTGKLPVPTLSIHSRFYAYAAGEAVHFKCTAPYWQSVIDFHLYKRGVSTPLVTQRADPRQMTVDLILSDLEISHQGSYSCLYGIHSKVDNSPSGNSPHSNFINITVLEIHTPQIWYNTSPEARPGWVIRGHSFNVTCSAQPQYPGGSFQLRLIRPNGTVRHSLPALSPSVTFTFSNAQSNNEGYYCCLYKVQTGERTFVSRESQPLPISIREVDPVLSPVVISLVVSGLTFVVATCAILIVAKVYCKRVRKPTELERESRTCVDNTYIALTIK, from the exons ATGCACTGTTGTTCTCGATCAGGATGTAAAGTTGCTGTCAAGGATGTTCATGCATTTG ATGAATCGATCACGAGACTTTGGAATGACAGACCAGGAGAACGGTGCTTAGGGAGGGTGGAGGTGCGTCATGGGCATCAGTGGGGAACTGTTTGCCAGCGGGGTTGGGATATGGAGGATGCCGCGGTGGTTTGTAGAGAGCTCGACTGTGGCTTTGTGTTGGATGTCCCGAATGGCGCTCGGTTCGGCCGGTCCAGCGGAGATGTGTTGTGGAGGAATGTGAAATGCTCGGGCGACGAGTTTGCCCTTGACCTTTGTGAGCGCACCCTCGATGAGGGATTGTGTTCACATAATGAAGATGCTGGAGTGGAGTGCACAG GTAAACTTCCTGTGCCTACCTTGTCTATTCACTCTCGCTTCTACGCCTACGCAGCCGGAGAggctgttcactttaaatgcaccGCCCCATACTGGCAGTCTGTCATTGACTTCCATCTGTACAAAAGAGGTGTGAGCACTCCACTGGTGACCCAGCGAGCTGATCCCAGGCAGATGACGGTGGATCTGATCCTGTCAGACCTGGAAATCTCTCACCAGGGCAGCTACAGTTGTCTGTACGGGATTCACAGCAAAGTGGATAACTCGCCCTCAGGAAACTCTCCACATAGCAACTTTATCAACATCACAGTCT TGGAAATTCACACTCCCCAAATTTGGTACAACACCTCTCCTGAAGCTCGGCCAGGTTGGGTCATCCGGGGACACAGCTTTAACGTCACCTGCTCCGCTCAGCCACAGTACCCGGGAGGTTCTTTCCAGCTGCGGCTTATCAGACCCAATGGGACCGTCCGTCACTCATTGCCAGCCCTTTCTCCGTCAGTCACTTTCACCTTTTCCAATGCCCAATCTAATAATGAGGGTTACTACTGTTGCCTATACAAGGTTCAGACCGGGGAGCGGACATTTGTCTCTAGAGAGAGTCAGCCTTTACCCATCTCAATACGGG aagtGGATCCAGTATTGAGTCCGGTGGTAATCAGTTTAGTGGTGTCTGGTTTGACGTTTGTGGTGGCAACGTGTGCCATTCTGATTGTTGCCAAAGTGTACTGCAAGAGAGTAAGGAAACCCACGGAACTGGAACGAGAGAGCAGGACCT gtGTTGACAATACATACATTGCCTTGACAATCAAGTAA
- the st6galnac5b gene encoding alpha-N-acetylgalactosaminide alpha-2,6-sialyltransferase 5b translates to MTPTRHRIILIGVVTVCMSVLFLYNNSSANTPDNQNQSDEHQMKDMREQTSDLKGYSSFIDQKPLRMHCKCCALVTSSGHMIGSDRGAEIDQTECVIRMNDAPTQGYQQDVGQRTSLRVVAHSSMQRVLRNPHQLFNSSLETFFFFWGPGDYMRRDGILRRMKQMIPKLQVYIISQLKMLQLDELFKKETGKDRRGSNSWLSTGWFTMAIAIEICDRINVYGMIPPEFCTSSNPEPPVPYHYYEPAGPDECTMYLSHEQGRHGSHHRFITEKRVFANWARMFNIHFYQPDWRPANVAQNHTVS, encoded by the exons ATGACGCCAACG CGTCACAGGATCATACTGATTGGTGTTGTGACAGTGTGTATGAGCGTATTGTTCCTGTACAACAACAGTTCTGCCAACACACCAGACAATCAGAATCAATCAGATGAGCATCAGATGAAAGACATGAGAGAGCAAACATCCGACTTAAAAGGTTACAGCAGTTTCATTGATCAAAAG CCTCTTAGGATGCATTGCAAATGTTGTGCCTTAGTGACCAGTTCTGGTCACATGATAGGAAGTGATCGAGGTGCAGAGATTGACCAAACTGAGTGTGTTATCCGTATGAACGACGCCCCAACACAAGGCTATCAGCAAGACGTTGGGCAGAGGACGAGTCTCCGCGTGGTTGCACATTCCAGCATGCAACGTGTGCTACGAAACCCCCACCAACTGTTCAACTCCAGCCTGGAGACGTTCTTTTTCTTCTGGGGCCCTGGAGACTACATGCGGCGGGATGGCATCCTGCGTCGGATGAAGCAGATGATTCCTAAACTACAGGTGTACATCATCTCACAGTTAAAGATGCTGCAGCTTGATGAACTCTTTAAGAAGGAAACCGGAAAAGATAG AAGAGGATCCAATTCCTGGCTGAGCACGGGGTGGTTCACCATGGCAATCGCTATAGAGATCTGTGATAGGATCAACGTCTATGGGATGATTCCCCCTGAGTTTTGCAC GTCCTCCAACCCAGAGCCTCCAGTGCCATATCATTACTATGAGCCTGCTGGGCCAGATGAATGTACCATGTATCTCTCCCACGAACAGGGCCGCCACGGCAGCCACCATCGCTTCATCACAGAAAAACGCGTCTTTGCCAACTGGGCACGTATGTTCAATATACACTTCTACCAACCAGACTGGAGACCAGCAAATGTCGCTCAGAACCACACAGTCTCCTGA